catttttctaaactttggaaacattttcagcaaatgaatgcataaaatgaGATACTGTGTATTTTACTACAGTTTTACTGGTATTTGAGGACAAAAGTCATAGTTAtcctttctcctgttttctcCAGCTCTCTAAGTATAGaattgggaggaggaggaggaggaggaggaggtcatCAGAGCATTAAGAAGCAAAGAGAGTAGAATGTTACTGGGGGTTCTACAATCACCCAGATAATAGCAGGAAGTGGGGTGAAGAGGCATGTTataaatcagaaagaagaatcCTCAGAGAAGGCTGGGAAGCAGGTAATTTTCAGAGTTGAGGAAGTGGGTACACCTGCAAAACAGAAGAGATTTTTGGATGACGGTTATAGAATAGCAGTCTAGAGGCAGCAGTGGGAGCCAGTTTCTGTCCCTAGATACTAGAGCTCCAAGAGCCTGAGAGAATGACTCATCTCTGCAGAAGGAGGTGGGAAGGAATGTTGTTGCCAGGGGACCCAGTGGCTACGACAGAAAGATGCCAAAAAAAGGTACTGGATTTCTCCCAACACCTTTGTCATTGGTCATAAGAGACTTCCCCAAACAATGAAATACTGTTTGGAGATCCCACTGGATATAGGACCAAAGGGCAAGCAGCATTGTGAGCAAGGAGATGGAAACCCAGAAAGGGATACCTCACTACCTGCACAACACAAATAGGGTCAAGGAGAATGTTCAGGAGTTGATTTCCTTTGGAAGCTTGGCGGGGGAAGGAATACACACTTCAGAGCAGGACTTGAAAAGTGAGATGCTTAGGGGCCAGGCAAGTGAGGTGAATGAGTGATGGCGGATTAGTGAAAAGTGTGAACAACTAAGAGATCTCCAACCTCATCTAAAGGGACTGACCTTGCCTCTGTCCAACTGTTTTCAGGTGGGCATATAGAATGTAGGGCAACAAATCCCCTGTCATTAATGAGGCCCAATGTTGGCAACTAATTCAGATGTTAAGTAAAATGCACTATCAGCCAAACCAAACATATCTGTAGCCAGATCTACCCCATGGGCTGCCAATGTGTGGTCTCAGCTTTGGAGCCAGAGAGACAATTATTAAAACTCTTTgatactcagttttctcattcatgAAACGATACGTGGAAAAATACTCAGCTGattattttgaaagttatttttggAAACAATTAGACTTACTCTTCATGTCTTTAAATGAATGCATGTAAAGTATTTTTGCAGTGTCTGCTACTGAGTAGATCCTCAGTAAATGGCTCTTATATTGATCAGAATCATGcggttttttttttcaacattttcttccCCAAACAATCAAGCAATTGCCTTTTCTTAGAAATGTAAAAGATTGCAGTGTCTGCAACTATCCTTCAGGTCAAGAGATGACTATTAGTGTAGAAAGGATGTGTGGATCAGCTCCCTTCTCTCAGCTGCCCTGCTCTAGCACCTTCCTTTCAGATCCTCTGGTCCCAGAGATGCCTGAATGTCACAGGCAGAATTATACAAGTTCTACACTAAAAGAAGTTGTACAGGAACCTTTAAACAACAGCATCAAAAGCATCTGTTAAAGTAACGCTTTCAACTGAGTGCTTTGCTAGACATGGTACAAAGTGAATTCAACAGACACAGTTCCTTTCCTCTTGGAAGACCTAAGACATTACAAATACAACAacagatattttatattcatacaaAGTGAGATAAATAGcacatgaacaaataaattaatgaacctccctgaccaaaaaaaaaaaaaaattgaggaaagggATGCCTGCATTTATTGGTAAGAGAATAATCTGATGCATGTTACACCAGGGGAAAACCATGTTGtctttttctatctatctatcaggGAGCTCATAAAGAGATGAGATATCGAAATTGAGTAATCTCAGGAGATTCCTTGGTGAGTTAACAAGAGATGAATGTCCAGATATATAGAGAGGGGAGCATTCCAAATATAGTGTGAGACTTGAGGAGAGGTTTagggatggaaaaagatgacTGCTTAAATGGATTTAAATACTTTTGCCTGGAAGCATATGATCCTGGTGAAAAATTAAGATGTGACTAGGAAATTCCGAGAATGAAATGATATGAGGCAATGTTCTGTTGAACTCCCCAGACCTGGCCTTCCTCAGGTAATGTCCACAGGCCTGGGAAAAGTCTGCCATCTTCTAGCAAGAGCTTATTTATTTTCACCTGGTTTTGCGGTGTTTTTCAGTTGGTTTAAGTCAACTATTCTTTTCTGCAGTCTTCCCGTGTAGGTTCAGGGTAATCTGACTACAAACTAGTACTAGGGATGGAGACTCAGGAAGACGGGGACAATGCACAGTTGCTCTGTTTCTAGCAGGAGTGGTTCTCACTGTGTGTGACTAGCTTGCTGAACCATGACCATCTGCAGCGGCTATCAGGGGCCTACGTGGGGAAAGTTTGCCTGAACTTTCTTCCTCTTAGATTCTGCTTATCCTTGACCGCTCATGTAGCTGTCTGTAATTTCTTGTCAAggaaatgatattttcttttcgtAAGGCTAAACTTGTTCCAgggactttttttcttcttaaaaacatTGTGTCCCATGATTAActaaggattaaaaaaaagttgTGGGGAGGAAACCTAATTTCTTCCAAAATCTTTGAACCTGTCAGTTTAACTCAGCAGGAATAAAGAAATAAGCTGATTTGAAATGTGATAACTAACTagctaaatacacacacacacacacacccatatttGTATGGAAAAAATTTCAGGATTCCAATATATTGTTTTTGCCTCTACCTATCCTGACAGAGGtaacagaaaggaaaagtaaatatttgtttgtaGTATTCTAAACAAAGAGTTTGGTGGTGGCATTTGCTGCTTGGCTTCATCCTGGCTTCTGACCTACTTATCATCCGTGTCTCTTTAGGCAAGTTACTCAGCTATAGTCTGCTTTACTTTCCTTTATGATAGATGGGAAGGGAGAGGGCTACAAAGTAGCACCTATGTTAGACTGGCTATGGAGATTAAATCAATGCATGTAAACTACTTGAAGAGTGCCTGACACTCAGTAAGTATTGAATAAAAGTTAGCTAGGATCATGCATACAATTACTGTATAATGATCATGATTGAGATTAAGAAGGTATGAGCCTAAAGGTAGGACTAAATTTAATTAGCCTTGGCCTAAGGTTCTCAGGTAGTTGAGCTATAATTAAATGCCTTTGGCCAATCCTTTTTCAAGTATCAGAGATCTTGGGAGGGTTAGCCCTGAGCAAAACTTCTGCTTCACCACGCCCCATGAAGGCCTAGAGACTGGGATGCCCTGCGAGGCCATATGAGAATGAACAGGAGGGAGACATTTACTGTAGTCCTAGCCTAATCCCAAATTCTATTAATTCAGCAAGTGATCTTTTCAAAGGGCACTCTAATATTCAAAATTCTCTGTATCTTCTTGTATATTCCTTCTGCTAAACACTATACATTTTAGGAGATAAGAAtaataatacatgaataaaatgtaaaaatatttttcctctttctaattAAACATGACATACAAGTAGTTCTTGAATTGGAACTACTAATTccctaatattattattattattattttctgctaGAGAATGTTTATAGACATCTAGCAAGTGGCCTCACAGTTCCATTGAATTCATAGATATTTCCAAACGTTGGAGGAAATGTCCTCTTCATACGTTTCCATTGAAGTTTATGGCAGTTTCTGGGCACAATCACATCAATATTGCACATCTATAGATACTTTACAGGTTACATAACTGTGGTTTTGGATTTAATTGCCAACTCGTTACCCTGATAGTAATTCCAGACGGGAATAACAGAGCAAAGGGGCCTGCCCATTGTGTTACTGCAGCCTATAAAAACAAACAGGAGGATCCTTAGGGTTCAATTGGAGGACTTACAATTGCACCTAATGTTAAAATGCGAACTTTGGACATCTGGAAGATGAGTCTGGATTTGGTCACTTGCCTTTAGGAAGTAAATTCATGAAATTGTGATGGTTCTAAAGAACAGTGGTGTTCCCACCTGGATTTATGCACAggcagaaatgacaaaggtgaatGTGAGCTGGTCTGCAAAGCCACATAAGTCAGGAGAGAAAAATGGAGTTGGGTTTTAAACTCACAAGTAATCCAGGATGATGACTGGCTTCTTTGGTCCTAACATGAAAATAACTCATCTAAAATGAAGAGCAGTTATGTAAAAAGTTTGTTCTTACTTGGCAAAAACATGCATGGTTTCTGGAACTTGTAACTACACAGAGTATCACTTGGCATCAGAGAGCCCATTTAGGAAAAGAATGACCCATGGTGACATGGGCTTGTTGGAAAGGGTCAGGAAAGGAACATATACAGCAAAAGGTACATAACAGCTTTCCGTAGAGAACGCTGGGTATCATTTTCTTCCACTCATCCCTCCTCTCCATCATCAAAGCCAAACAGTTACATAGTTATGCATTCTACCCTGCCCAATGCATTCCAAATGCCAATAAGAGAGGTAGGACTGTTGttactactttttctttctaaagctaTGAAAAGTTCTTTGTTTGTTCCTTATATAGTTTTAGGAATACCTTTGAGGAAATTGCCTTTATTCTTTATAGCAGGTTTCATATAAAGCAAGTTTTGTGTTGCTTAGGAATAAAATTTTAGGCTTCTggaatattttgcattttgtctctccataaaaagataatttcaattTCCCTAAATTACAAGGAATCTACTCTTCATGGTgtagcaaaattttaaattatgtaatttagATTACTCCAGAATAAAACTTCTTAAAAACTGAGAGCACAGCTTAAGTGTATGGTCTAGAGGCAAGAGTTAATGGCATGGAAAAGTAGTAAAAGGTTGGATTAGAAGGTTTAATACTTATGATCTCTCAGCCCATTGCAGTTTACTCACTCCTTAGGAGACACAGATGGGACACGGCAGGTGTGTGTAAGGAGTGAAGCAATTCATGAATACTCAGCcatgaaatagaaaatcaaaatgaaataagtatGACTGTAACTATCTTGGTCTATTAACATTCAAATATTAATACCTACTGTTCTTTGAAAGCCATTACTGAATAAttactgataagaaaaaaatgatagctTAGGAAGAGGAAGATGTTCAGGAAAAGCATTTAAGCAGGGTTTGAAAGACTTGTGATTTTCTTAACTCAGGGTAATAGTCGACCAATTAAAGTAGGTTTCCCATCCAAATGGTTCCCATCCAAAATGATCCCGTTTTTTCCCCAAGCGATCTAATTTACGATCCCTTGGGAAAAAATTCCAAAATGCATTACAATTGTTCATAAGGGTGACACATGGACCTATTTTTCTAAGGACTTTGATTTAATATTTGAATGCAACGGTATTTGACTTTGTTAGTATAgaatatttaaacttaaaaagaaaataccttaatTTGCTTATGCATAAGCCTATTAAATACATTTCTAGGGgatctttttatgtttattctctAGAACATAACCTATCTTTGAAGTGgtatattagtttttaaaaagtcattcctAAGCTGAAtaattaaactgaaaacaaaagcTATTCTTAGGGTATATTCCACATATAAAACTATGCACACGATGCTTTGATTCAAACAATATACTTATAAAACTTTGTTATTGTTTGAGTTCCATATTCAGAATGGCAACTTTTGTTTTTGATGATTATTCCATCCTGAAACAATTTCCCCCCCTGCCCAATTAAACCAGAATTGGGAGCACATTTATATCTGAAGACACTCAAGCTTCTCAACTGCCTGCTTCAGAAATGTAGACCTTTAGTGCTTGTGTTCATTTTGTCTCTTtgtggagggctcaaaagaaaacagaatcaaTTCCCTTAAgtttttctggaagaaaaaggTTGCTTTTGTTGCTTTGATCTTAGCATGTTGTGCATTTTTTATTGGCTGTTGAATATAAAAAGCCACAGCCTCATCTGGTTTTTCTGCTGTATTCTCATATTGTAAATCACATCATGCCTTCCAATCTAAAGTAAAATGCCTAAGTCCAAAATACCACTTCAAAATGGATTTATCATTATAGTTGATAGATTTCCAGGGTGTAAGAAAACAATTCAACAGTTTGATTAATATGCCACAGACTGCTAAAAATATATTCATGCATTTTAGACGATAAATTCCAGGATATAGACATACACTCACGCTATTTTAGATCCTTTTTTCCTACCATTGCAAGAGGCTGCTTTAGCTAATGCAACAGCTGGCTAGGTTATTGCTTCAACAATATAATTCATAATGCAAAAGCAGCTCTTTTCCAAACATTTTAGAGCAACTCAAGTTGTTTACATCTCCTGTGGGTGATTTTCCTATAACTTTGTGCCAATTGGTGTCATACTATTTGGTTAAAACCTACATTAAATCAAGACAACTGCACTTAGTTAAATTTCTCTCATACAGAGAATTATAGAAAAATTACAGTAGCTGATTTGAGCTCATCATCATTAAGTATATACAGGGTTTTAGAAAATGAATGCAAACTACAAAAATGGAGTTGtataattaaacattaaatagTCCAAGTAATAAAAGTCATAGATTAATTGTCTCTCAGTTCTAGTCAGATCCTTTAAATACTGTCTCACTACTTGAGCATTGGTTCTTTCATCGGAAGAGTGCCTATCCTTAAAGTTGGGAAATTTCAGCTCCTTTGGAGCACCGATCATCTGTAAAAAGTAAttggcatcttcttccaaagtTTCAAATTTCCCTACAAAATCATAGTTGATCAAACATGGATAGCAGAGTTTGCTGACCTTTTCCCAGTGAATGTCCATTCCTACTGGACGGTGGGAATCCAGCAAGTAGTGGATAAACTCTTTGAACCTGACTCCGGATCCATTAATTAATGCTTCTTCACAGGCATTTGGTCGATATTTCTTGATAATTGCCTTTCCAAATACTGGATGGTAATAACTATTGGGGTGTTCAAATTTGTCCCTAAAGGCTGATACTAATCTTTCCATGGGATCACGAACAAACACAGCTTTGGTGTAAGTATTTAAGCGGGTATATATCCCTTTTAGGTCAAAGCTATCTAGCTTCTTCAAATGCTTCCCGTAGTGGACAGCATCATGGGAGATGTTGTATGCAGAGGAAGCCAATCCATTTAGTACCATCAGAATTCTTTTCCAATTGGAACAGCCAGCCTTAGGTACCTCGCAATATAAGATTTTGTGTTTATCTTCtacatagattctggatactgtATGAAAAAGATGTGACTGATGACGACTCACCCTGCCATATTTCTTGCAAAACTCCTGAAGGAAAGACCTTCGTTTCTCTTGGATCTCATcagttttcttccatttgttatcTTTGACTAAACTTTTGTTTAAAGGGTGAATGTCCACTGGCCAATGCATGTTGCTGAACTTGTTGAAAACAGTCTTAGCTCCTTGATGTTTTTCAATCCACTTCTCTGTTGGTGACCCTGTGGACTTACTTAAAGCTTGATCCCTTCCTTGTGAATAACTGGTCTTTGTTAAGACCCTAGTAGATCTCTCAGAATTGAGTagaagattttcctttttttctcttacatCCTCAGGCATGTGAAACTTGGGGTTCTGTTAAAATAAAGAAGGAGAAATGTTGAAAGCACAGTCACAAGTGTGGGTATACTAGATAAGGAACTTAACATACTTGTTTAAAAATACTATCGAGGAGAGCATATTTCATATAAGCTGCCAGAACAATTTAGCAAGGCATGCTGAATATACATTTTGTAGTGAGCTTCTTCACAGAAAATGCAGCAATGAGAAATGGCATCTACAGGATAGAGAGGAAAGAACCCTGTATTTTTGTTCTGGCTTTACCTGTAATGCAATAGAATGTAACTCAACCATTCTGGGCATCTATGACTTTTGGGATATTAATAAGTATATCATCTTCAAGTACTGTTTTAGTTTGTGCACCTGAATGTAGATACAAACTGGAGATGTTTTGAGATCgaaacttttgttgtttttagggAGCGCTCTGTAATGCACAGAATAGTTCAAAATCATAAATTACAACTTAAAATTGTGGCagttacaattatatatatatatatttatatatataattgtggcaattataattatatatatataaaatataattataattataaatcttGATGACCATTTCAGTTTTCTAAGTGCTTACAAAaagtcatgtattttttttctgggaaaatgccttatttttctaaagtatttatcacaataatttaagaatttattATGATCATAGTATACAATCTCATTAATGTATGAGACCTTCCCTTTTTCCCAAGTGAAGAATGACTAAGGAATCCAGAGAAGTCTACTTCATGTCCTGCTCCATAAAGTTGTATCAAAGTAGAGTAAAAATGTAGTTATCTTTCCAGCAGGATGAATGAGTCC
The DNA window shown above is from Rhinopithecus roxellana isolate Shanxi Qingling chromosome 21, ASM756505v1, whole genome shotgun sequence and carries:
- the CHST9 gene encoding carbohydrate sulfotransferase 9, which produces MQPFEMVMNPKQVFLSVLIFGVAGLLLFMYLQVWIEEQHTGKVEKRREQKVTSGWGPMKYLQPVPRIMSTEKIQEHITNQNPKFHMPEDVREKKENLLLNSERSTRVLTKTSYSQGRDQALSKSTGSPTEKWIEKHQGAKTVFNKFSNMHWPVDIHPLNKSLVKDNKWKKTDEIQEKRRSFLQEFCKKYGRVSRHQSHLFHTVSRIYVEDKHKILYCEVPKAGCSNWKRILMVLNGLASSAYNISHDAVHYGKHLKKLDSFDLKGIYTRLNTYTKAVFVRDPMERLVSAFRDKFEHPNSYYHPVFGKAIIKKYRPNACEEALINGSGVRFKEFIHYLLDSHRPVGMDIHWEKVSKLCYPCLINYDFVGKFETLEEDANYFLQMIGAPKELKFPNFKDRHSSDERTNAQVVRQYLKDLTRTERQLIYDFYYLDYLMFNYTTPFL